One genomic window of Angustibacter sp. Root456 includes the following:
- a CDS encoding NAD(P)-dependent oxidoreductase, protein MATHGRAAVGFVGTGIMGLPMATNLARAGVPLVVWNRTPQRAAPLTAFGALVVDDVAEVFAGADVVIAMLAGEPALDDVLGRGTPRLAELVAGRTLVAMGTTSPPYSRSLAAEVRAAGGEYVEAPVSGSRAPAEAGTLVAMLAGRDAAVAAVEPLLQPMCREVVRCGDVPEALLMKLAVNVFLIATVTGLVEAWHFADRHGLDLATFRRVVDSGQMASDISRVKTAKLLAGDLAPQAALADVLMNNRLITAAAREAGICSPLLDVCDGLLNEAVDLGRGAHDMVAVQAALEARTDRSALTDL, encoded by the coding sequence ATGGCCACGCACGGGCGCGCAGCCGTCGGCTTCGTCGGCACGGGGATCATGGGGCTTCCCATGGCGACGAACCTCGCGCGAGCCGGCGTCCCGCTGGTCGTCTGGAACCGGACGCCGCAGCGCGCGGCGCCCCTGACCGCCTTCGGGGCGTTGGTGGTGGACGACGTCGCAGAGGTCTTCGCGGGAGCCGACGTCGTCATCGCGATGCTGGCGGGCGAGCCGGCGCTGGACGACGTGCTGGGCCGGGGCACGCCGCGGCTGGCCGAGCTGGTGGCGGGCCGCACGCTCGTGGCGATGGGCACGACGTCGCCGCCGTACTCCCGATCGCTCGCCGCCGAGGTGCGGGCTGCTGGTGGCGAGTACGTCGAGGCCCCGGTGTCGGGGTCGCGAGCGCCCGCTGAGGCCGGCACGCTCGTCGCGATGCTGGCGGGACGCGACGCCGCCGTCGCCGCCGTCGAGCCGCTGCTGCAGCCGATGTGCCGTGAGGTGGTGCGCTGCGGTGACGTCCCCGAGGCGCTGCTGATGAAGCTCGCCGTGAACGTCTTCCTGATCGCCACCGTCACCGGCCTGGTGGAGGCGTGGCACTTCGCCGACCGGCACGGCCTCGACCTCGCGACGTTCCGCCGCGTCGTCGACAGCGGCCAGATGGCCAGCGACATCTCTCGGGTCAAGACCGCGAAGCTGCTCGCCGGTGACCTCGCCCCGCAGGCTGCGCTCGCCGACGTCCTGATGAACAACCGCCTGATCACGGCGGCCGCGCGGGAGGCCGGCATCTGCTCGCCGTTGCTCGACGTCTGTGACGGCTTGCTGAACGAGGCGGTTGACCTCGGGCGCGGAGCGCACGACATGGTGGCCGTGCAGGCCGCGCTCGAGGCCCGCACCGACCGATCGGCTCTCACCGATCTCTGA
- a CDS encoding phosphatase PAP2 family protein — protein MPVTTSLHHLDDRLMYAVNRLTRATPALHGAVLDFATYGIAVFLVLLLAALLVARQRSSRDLAATGWTALAALLALALNQPLGHLVREPRPYAVHPQLLRLADVTSDFSFPSDHAVMAGAVAAGLLIAHRRLGAVAVVAALVMAFSRVYVGAHYPWDVVAGLLFGSLVALGGWLLLRQPLTAATAWLRSAPGVRSVFGEASVAVG, from the coding sequence ATGCCCGTCACCACGTCGCTGCACCACCTCGACGACCGGCTGATGTACGCCGTGAACCGCCTCACCCGAGCCACCCCGGCGCTGCACGGTGCCGTCCTGGACTTCGCGACGTACGGGATCGCCGTGTTCCTCGTGCTTCTCCTGGCCGCGCTCCTCGTTGCTCGCCAGCGCTCGTCGCGTGACCTGGCAGCCACGGGCTGGACGGCGCTCGCGGCCCTGCTCGCGCTGGCCCTCAACCAGCCGCTCGGGCACCTCGTGCGCGAACCGCGCCCGTACGCCGTCCACCCGCAGCTGCTGCGCCTGGCCGACGTCACCAGCGACTTCTCGTTCCCCTCCGACCACGCGGTGATGGCCGGCGCGGTCGCCGCGGGGCTGCTCATCGCGCACCGGCGGCTGGGTGCGGTCGCCGTCGTCGCGGCGCTGGTCATGGCGTTCAGCCGCGTGTACGTCGGCGCGCACTACCCGTGGGACGTGGTGGCGGGGCTGCTCTTCGGCTCCCTCGTGGCCCTCGGCGGGTGGCTGCTGCTGCGGCAGCCGCTGACCGCCGCCACCGCTTGGCTGCGCAGCGCGCCTGGCGTGCGGTCGGTCTTCGGGGAGGCGTCAGTCGC
- a CDS encoding TetR/AcrR family transcriptional regulator: MSPADALEPHPRTPRERLVRSALELVGRQGPSGTGLRAVVERADAPRGSLQHYFPGGKRQLVTEALELAGRAGARSARPAHPAGRPSEVLVALVETWRRWLTESQYATGCPVVATVVDASDADAGLREAAAAAFAHWQSAVADELVTAGVDVARATSLAGVVLAALEGAILVCRVRHDVQPLDDLLAELAPVLDAAAG; this comes from the coding sequence ATGAGTCCTGCAGACGCACTCGAACCCCACCCACGCACGCCGCGAGAGCGCCTCGTGCGCAGCGCGTTGGAGCTCGTGGGTCGCCAGGGTCCGAGCGGCACCGGGCTGCGGGCCGTGGTCGAGCGCGCCGACGCGCCGCGCGGGTCGCTGCAGCACTACTTCCCCGGCGGCAAGCGGCAGCTGGTGACTGAGGCGCTCGAGCTGGCGGGACGCGCGGGTGCGCGCTCGGCCCGTCCGGCGCATCCCGCCGGGCGGCCGTCCGAGGTGCTGGTGGCGCTTGTCGAGACCTGGCGGCGGTGGCTGACCGAGTCGCAGTACGCAACCGGCTGCCCGGTGGTGGCGACCGTCGTCGACGCCTCGGACGCCGACGCCGGGCTGCGCGAGGCCGCGGCCGCCGCCTTCGCGCACTGGCAGTCGGCGGTGGCGGACGAGCTGGTCACGGCAGGCGTCGACGTCGCGCGGGCGACGTCGCTGGCCGGCGTCGTCCTGGCCGCGCTGGAGGGAGCGATCCTGGTGTGCCGCGTGCGCCATGACGTCCAACCGCTCGACGACCTGCTGGCCGAGCTCGCTCCGGTACTGGACGCCGCGGCCGGCTGA